In Procambarus clarkii isolate CNS0578487 chromosome 89, FALCON_Pclarkii_2.0, whole genome shotgun sequence, the DNA window TGGGGGTTACATCAAGAAGAGCAATTTGAACGTTTGTCTTTACTACTCCAACAGGTATGGCCACAATCAACTTTCTGGAAATATCCCCTCAAATTTTTAACAAAATTGTGGACCATAATTATTAAACTGCAGTACCACATTCATTGTGCATCAATGTtaattgataattatacaatttagTATTTTAGTAGATTCAAATTTGTTGTCTATGCGAAGATACTAGATTATAAACCTAATCATTGTCATGCCCTTTAAGACTGACATTACGTTAATGCTAAATTACAATAGGCACAACTTACAACCTTTAAAGTATTTTGACAAGGAAATATCTATGGGTTTGACAACTCTCCCAAGGGAGATACAAACCTATGCTACACTTTAATTTCATTTTCTTTAAATAAAAGttatattacctaattatttacaACTTCCCAAGACCGAAGCTGGAAGAGTCACCTCATGCTGTCAATCTTAGGAAACAGGTGCAAAGACTCGCAATATAAAAAGTAGCATTGCCATAATTTATAAAACTACAATTCACAATAGTAAAGACTGACTGACTACACAAATCTCCCTGGAACTACCAAACTGATTAATTTTATCTAAATTTAATGGAACAATTGCCTACTTTTGTAAGTACACTTTGCTCTGGTTATTTTTTGGTATCTAAAGTAGGATTCAGTCACCATTTCCATTAAATATTTAAAGTGTTGGTTCCCccaaaattatataaacaaggcTATTATGCAAATTTACTTTGCAAATTAAGCTCCTAATATAGGAGCTCCAGCAACTCTGGATACATGGATTTTTTAAAGCTTTCCAAACCTACCACACTACTGGTAAGTTATTAAATGTGCTTTAACTTACAATGGATAAAAACCAATAGTTTAAAAATAGTGAAAAGGTCTTACAAATTACTAAACGTCGCAGAACCATATATTCTATTTTTTGGCCTGACTTAAGGATGTTAATTCATGTTAAAGTGAAGGGTATGAAGCCCATACAAAAATGGTCATCAACACATGTAATTTGAAGACAAGCTAATTTAAAACTAAAGCTTAACATGTGCAGCATAATAGAAATGCTAAAAATATTACCTTGCCGTAGATCACGAGGAGGACTAAGTCACAATCACCAATCATAATTGCACGAGTGGTAGCTTCAGTGAGAAAAACCAACACCCTGAAAATAAAAGTTTACACTTTAGAAAGCAGTTATACAACACTCATTCGCCCAACTAATCATACCAAGGCATGGACACTTTACCGATTTTATCTGCTTTAGAGGATATTTAATACCAGCCAATAAGTCATTCTTTATGAAACTGCTATTAATAAAAACGGTACATTGCAAGTCAGACAGGATGGTACCAATTTCCTCACTGAAAATCTAAGTTTGCAAAACTGTCAAGAACAATAAGTTGAGTGCAACATTAAAATGGTTTAAAGAGAGACTACAATGCAGAACAAAACTAGAAGATTTTCCCCCACCCACAGTTACAATCCAACGGAACAGTCCCACTAAAGCCACGAGTGCCAAGCTATGCTGCCGTTTAAGATAAAGCTTTACAAAATAAGGAAATGGAAAAGAAAGGGGTATCCGAGAAACTGCCAAGGGGGGTGGAGGTCAGATTATCTGTACCTTTTACAGTTTACTGTAGACTTTTCCTCCCCACAGGATCTGGGTCTTTTCCACTCCAACGTCGGCCAGAGTTGGTGCCGGCTGCTGTTTAGAATGGGTGCCATCTCATGCTATACATTACTTCAGGAAACTAGTGCCTCACTCTTCGCCATAGGGTACATCGGCTCAGGACCTCACTAACATGTTGGGAGGCAGTCAAAGACCAGCCAGTCAACAACTTGGGCTGGAGAGCTGTAGCAGCCGAAacaatttaccacctgcaaatacAATTTAATTAAAGACTAACAAAAATGGCAaattttaggaatattttgagtaAATTTATGCAGGACCAAAGAAATGAAAATCACTCAAAACATTTAAACACAAAGTGGATCAGTTTTCAAATGGGCACCAGAAGGCAATTTAGTAAtctagtaaatacagataaaatatTTGTTACAAATACTAATCTGTCATTGTCCTTTATTTGACctgtcagtttttaatggacctatcctttccctagtcttagacttttctgatcactgttccctagctcactccctatttcgatgtcattaatttgcgtttccccgtTAGTTAACAATCTAaaatattttcccgcgttggttccttaattggatgatccatagatgtgtggccccAACATACCATGTGTGTCTCCAACAtacatggctactccccctcgtctaatatatctgatatagtttaaatccatttattttatGTTCAGCTAATAgtcctctattttctacattcatccatgtttcggcaTGTGCAATAatcttttttctgtgcagacaagagcatttaattcgttaattttatttcttagacttctgttagtgcaatataccctaagtgaattgttattttgaggcccttttctttccccgatcattttgccaattcttttctcccacgaacacgtacttttattacctcctccttccaaatcaattcccataacactactaacagtttaaacccaaacaaacacctaaccactggttccaacgatttgcaacagcaacaaccccagccctcgatagatgcaccccatcacgagcatacatttcatttcttccatagaagtgtttccaattgtctatgaaagatatttaatttgatttgcaatatctttccagccggcaagtgACACCAAGTGGCCTCAACATCCATtcattacccactccctttctttGAAGAAAGGGACATAccaggattcctcccttgctcctaactagttCAATGGTTGTCCTGAatctattagttcctcactcctaactcttccaacatcattaccccctgcactaatacaaataatgggtttgttcccatttcccgtcataatatcattcatgtttccaacaatatcaccaattccagctcccggatagcaaacccttaatctgttccccctatctctggcacaaaacgttctgtctaaatacctcacctgggaatctcccacaaccaaaattcgcgttggtacctccttaactttctgagcagcctgaggggtctGCGCTTCGCCGCTCCTCGCCGATTTCCGTTTCGAGTGAACTGCAGACTCACCACAGCACttttccaacacggcaaatgaatttgctgtccttagggcgtctgtaggcagccttgtcaaggtcttcaagacccctgtccttaacgactatccacgacgaggtcttgttaatattggTCTGCTCCGTTTCTTCCCGATGTTTCAGCCGTCGTTCTGTAagtatgctttaatatacctacttatctcgtctcatttttctcttgtaatgtatctttatcacatcaatttgattgaaattacctacttaaaattatctgctagattaaggacctgcccgaaacgctgtgcgtactagtggctttacaagaatgtatatactgtactatccaatgtattctcacaaacccaatgtaccttcttgtatatatatatatatatatatatatatatatatatatataaataaattaaataaattaaataaaaataagtaTGGAGTGCTGTAAACTAGATTACCAAGGTTAAAGCTTTGGTATGGTGATGCAACACCTATTTAACTTCAGTCAACAGTATACATTGTTATCAACTTTGGCTTTcactatttaaatattttaattaactttCTAGTTAATAGCCATATTAGCTTCCGATTAAAACTAGGCCTAAGCAGGTTAGAACAtatgaaggtaacttcagaagggcTGTTGGCCCATACAATGCAGCTCCTTATATCCACCCACTCATACTGAACAATTTACCTACGCTTGAAACTATCTAGGGATCACAAATCACAACGTGATGCATTAGATGAACAAATCcagaagggccgtgacgaggattctaacctgcgtccgagagcatcccagacgctgccttaatcgattgagctacaacatggtaaaaGATTTTACCATGTGCTCAGTCTATTAAAGCAGAGTGATGCTCTTTGACGCAGGTtacaatcctcatcacggcccttgtggatttatctaGGGATCCCACTTCCACATTGTTACGTGTTAATTTGTTCAACCAAAACCCTTTTgtcgaactagtatttacccaggtctttcctaaagctAAACTATCCAATTCATACTATACTAAACTATTTAATTTAGGAAAGTTCATACTAAACTATCCaatttaggaaagcaaaaagaaactatgaagttcgcatagcagggcaagcaaagacaaatcctaaagggttttttcagttatatcgtactaagactagggaaaggataggtccattaaaaactgagacaggtcaaataacagatagtgatgaagagatgagtagtatttttaataaatattttgtatctgtatttactaaagaggaacttaacaatatgccttcagccgaacaagtctatgtgggtggggacgaggacaggttgacgagtttaacagttaccagggaggatgttcttaaacaaatagtaaaactcaaaccaaacaaatccccagggccggatgaagtgtttgccagggtgcttaaagaatgcaaagaggagctttgtgacccactgtcaaccatatttaataaatcaatagagtcaggcagagtgccagagttttggaaagttgctaatgtgataccagtttttaagaaaggagatagatcacttgcgtctaactatcgaccaattagcctaacgtctattgtgggaaagttactcgaatctataatagcaaataaaattcgtcttcatcttgaaaaacataaattaataattgagtcgcaacatggttttataaatggccgttcatgtttaacaaatttgttatctttttattctagcattgttgaggcagttgatagtggtaaggattgcgatgttgtataccttgactttagcaaagcttttgatacagtgccacatgaaagactgattaaaaagatagagtctcatggtattgggggtgctatattaagctggattagggcatggctataccaaaggaaacagagttagtataaatggaatcaagtcagagtgggaaaatgttgtaagtggagtgcctcaaggctctgtcctgggacctctgttgtttataatatatataaatgatttagattcacgtttgagtagcaacatttgcaaatttgccgatgatacgaaaatcggtagggaaattaattcggaggaggactcactatcacttcaagttgatctagatagggttttgaaatggtcaaaggattggcagatgcagtttaatgctgataaatgtaaagttctgaggttaggtaatgatgatagagttacaagatacgagctagatgttgtgattgcgaagtcggattgcgaaagggatctgggagttatgattagtaagaatttaaaacaaaaggatcaatgcataaatgttcgtaataaggcaaatcggacactttgatttattaatcgcagcgttagtaacaagacacctggtgtggttctcaagctatatcttgctctagttaggccccatttagattatgccgttcagttttggtcgccatattatagaatggatataaattcacttgaacgtgtccagcgtaggatgactaagttaattccccaaattagaaatctttcatatgaagaaagattaacaaagcttaagttgcattcactggaaaggcgaagagttaggggtgacatgatagaggtttacaagtggatgaatggacataaccggggggatattaatagggtattaaaagtatcaacacaggacagaacacgaaacaatgggtataaattggataagtttagatttaggaaagactttggtaaatactggttcagtaacagggttgttgatttgtggaaccaattgccgcgtaacattgtggaggtggggtccctcgattgtttcaagcacgggttggacaagtatatgagtgggattgggtggttatagaataggagctgccttgtatgggccaataggctttctgcagttacctttgttcttatgttcttatgttcttataccctTTGTTTCGGGGTCGTCTTGTGCACActcttaataccccattaatattCCCTTATGTCCATTTGCCCACGTTTACACCTATCATGTCACTAATTTTGCCTTTTTAGATCCATGCATTTATGCCTTTTCAATCTTTtcatagaacactttcccaatttGTGGGGTCAACTCATCCTACGTTGAATGCATTATTTTATAGCCGTTCTATAGCATGCCAACCAGAACTGCATCACCTAAATGGGGCtttaacaagagcaagataccTGGAGAATACCAGCTATTTTATTACTAGTGCTTTGACAAATCACCGTCCCATTTGCCCCaattatgaacatttatgcatttttTATCAAACTCTGGTCCCTCTTGTAATCCACACCATCTAGCTCTTATCTGTACTATCAtttcctagcctcaaaaccttgtaTTTGTCAGCATTAGACTGCATCTGGCAATTATACCATTTCAAAACCATCCTCTAAGTGATAAAAAAAATCGGGAAAGAAATACTTATTTTGCAATTCTGCAATTATTCCTGCTCCAACATCTTCAACCGAGGTCCCAGAATAGCCTTGAGGCACCAACAATATTTCCTTTAACACCATTTATACTAACCACTTTGGTATAGCAATGCTCTAAACTTCATACAGCACCCAATGTTTTGAGCCTATCATTTTTTTCCATTTGCCACTATCAaaaagttttgctaaagtcatggtacacatcacaaaccttatcaccattTACACAACTATGCAAGTGTTACATCATTAACAGCTAATAGTAGAACTATGCAATTTATGCACCTCTTtatcaaaatgagttccctgttgggttatttgtggacctgcgtaaagctttcgatactgtcaaccaccaaaaccttcttaaattacatcattatggtgtcagaggacactccctacaatacctcaaatcctacctttctgacaggctccaatgtgtttctgtgaataatacaatttctcccacactacccatcaacattggtgttccccagggcagcatacttggccctctctttctcatctacattaatgaccttccaaatgcctcccaacacctcaaaccaattctatttgctgatgacaaccttcatttactccagtcctgatccccttgctctaaatgccacagtaNNNNNNNNNNNNNNNNNNNNNNNNNNNNNNNNNNNNNNNNNNNNNNNNNNNNNNNNNNNNNNNNNNNNNNNNNNNNNNNNNNNNNNNNNNNNNNNNNNNNNNNNNNNNNNNNNNNNNNNNNNNNNNNNNNNNNNNNNNNNNNNNNNNNNNNNNNNNNNNNNNNNNNNNNNNNNNNNNNNNNNNNNNNNNNNNNNNNNNNNNNNNNNNNNNNNNNNNNNNNNNNNNNNNNNNNNNNNNNNNNNNNNNNNNNNNNNNNNNNNNNNNNNNNNNNNNNNNNNNNNNNNNNNNNNNNNNNNNNNNNNNNNNNNNNNNNNNNNNNNNNNNNNNNNNNNNNNNNNNNNNNNNNNNNNNNNNNNNNNNNNNNNNNNNNNNNNNNNNNNNNNNNNNNNNNNNNNNNNNNNNNNNNNNNNNNNNNNNNNNNNNNNNNNNNNNNNNNNNNNNNNNNNNNNNNNNNNNNNNNNNNNNNNNNNNNNNNNNNNNNNNNNNNNNNNNNNNNNNNNtaataataataataataataataataataataccaatacCAATACATTTCCAGTTGCCAAGACATTTGGACCAGGCATAACAGTtcgtcatgaacaaatccacggatgctcccggacacaggttcgaatcctcgtcacggcccttgtggatttgttcatttgatgcatcacgttagtgtgatctctgtgtgtgggaCAGTTCGTCATATTAAACCTTTGCCACTAATGCAAGCGCTACGCTGCCCTGTTCTAAGCGGCTGCTTGGTGAGCCGCTGACACCGACTCGATTACACGAACGAGAATTGCCCGAAGAAAGCATTAAGCCTGAGTAGCACTTCAAGAGAATACGTCACAATGACGTGTCTCAAACAGTTAACCGACGCACACAGAGGAAATGGAAGGGgcgacgttcaatcccccgaccgtccaagtggttgggcaccattcctttcccttcgtcccatcccaaatccttatcctgacccccttcccagtgctatatagtcataatggcttggtgctttcccctgattctcccccccccccttatcacgTGGTGAGAggggaagttgttgttgttgtttaagattcagctactgggaactaaaagttccaagtagcacgggctatggtgagcccgtaggggacctacctggcacaggagcggggctgtaactgttgaaaaaaggtgtgtgtgtgtacatgttgttgttgttttcagatttagctactcaggacgaagtgtccatgtagcacgggctatggagagcccgtaattgagtttggttatacatgataacctttttcctgtgtgtgtacagtttGAGGTACAATAAGTAGGAAACTGAGGTGCTCGGGTGAGTGGGCGTGGCGAGGCCTCCTCACCTGTTTCCTCTGGTCGGTAC includes these proteins:
- the LOC138359167 gene encoding uncharacterized protein gives rise to the protein MAPILNSSRHQLWPTLEWKRPRSCGEEKSTVNCKRVLVFLTEATTRAIMIGDCDLVLLVIYGKKVQWPVGPRGQRGARVGSVSTITSDTPLPQIWKICNIVGCRRSFQQLQEQLQNNRWKC